Proteins from one Pantoea cypripedii genomic window:
- a CDS encoding SDR family oxidoreductase, with product MSDHAIRGKTVLIAGGAKNLGGLIARDFARHGARAVAIHYNSAATQQDAEATVNAIKASGAEACAFRADLTSAAAMEKLFADVVAAVGQPDIAINTVGKVLKKPMADITEEEFDAMSAVNAKTAFFFLKEAGKHVSDNGKICTLVTSLLGAYTPFYAAYAGMKAPVEHFTRAASKELGERGISVTAIGPGPMDTPFFYPAEGAEAVAYHKTAAALSPFSKTGLTDIEDIVPWVRFLVSDGWWMTGQTILVNGGYTTK from the coding sequence ATGAGTGACCATGCCATCAGAGGAAAAACTGTCCTTATCGCCGGAGGGGCTAAAAATCTCGGGGGATTGATTGCCCGTGACTTTGCCCGACACGGCGCTCGTGCTGTTGCTATTCACTATAACAGTGCCGCTACGCAACAGGATGCCGAAGCCACGGTGAACGCCATAAAGGCTTCCGGCGCTGAGGCTTGCGCATTTCGGGCGGATCTGACCTCAGCTGCGGCGATGGAAAAATTGTTCGCAGATGTTGTGGCTGCGGTGGGACAGCCTGACATTGCTATCAACACCGTGGGTAAAGTGCTGAAGAAGCCGATGGCGGACATCACAGAAGAAGAGTTTGATGCCATGAGTGCGGTTAACGCGAAGACTGCGTTTTTCTTTCTGAAGGAAGCCGGTAAGCATGTCAGCGATAACGGGAAAATCTGCACGCTGGTGACATCTCTGCTGGGGGCTTACACGCCATTTTATGCCGCTTATGCGGGCATGAAGGCTCCGGTCGAGCACTTTACACGTGCAGCCTCGAAAGAACTGGGTGAGCGTGGTATCTCGGTCACCGCGATAGGTCCCGGCCCGATGGATACACCGTTCTTCTATCCGGCTGAAGGTGCCGAGGCGGTGGCATATCACAAAACCGCTGCGGCGCTGTCCCCCTTCAGCAAAACCGGTCTGACAGACATTGAAGATATCGTGCCATGGGTGCGTTTTCTGGTCAGTGATGGCTGGTGGATGACCGGGCAGACTATCCTGGTCAATGGCGGTTATACGACTAAATAA
- a CDS encoding LysR family transcriptional regulator → MDTVDLFKIFLRVAENGSFIRAAETLNRPASTVSAAIRELESRLGTRLFHRTTRTVSLTHDGNAFYARCQVVVQDMEEAENLFRQTSNQVTGKIRVDVPGRVGSRIIIPALKDFFTRHPGIQIELGVTDRSVNLAEEGIDCAVRVGRLNDSGMVLRNIGSLSIINVASEAYIAASGGFSSPGELNRYAAVGYASPTTGRRERWEWVEEGEMFNTDVDSQLTVNSAEASIAACVAGLGVIQIPEYDVSDLLATGVLRQVMTDFRPGPLPVSILYPHRRHLSRPLRLFTDWLTPLLQEKMCLLNAQ, encoded by the coding sequence ATGGATACTGTTGATCTGTTTAAGATATTTCTCCGGGTAGCGGAAAACGGCAGCTTTATTCGCGCAGCTGAAACGCTGAATCGACCTGCCTCCACCGTCTCAGCCGCGATCCGCGAGCTTGAGTCCCGGCTGGGCACGCGCCTGTTCCACCGCACAACACGCACCGTATCGCTGACACATGACGGCAATGCTTTCTATGCGCGCTGCCAGGTGGTGGTGCAGGATATGGAGGAAGCGGAGAATCTTTTCCGACAGACCAGCAATCAGGTGACCGGGAAAATCCGCGTCGATGTCCCCGGACGCGTTGGCAGCCGTATCATCATCCCTGCCCTGAAGGATTTTTTTACCCGCCACCCCGGCATTCAAATCGAGCTTGGGGTAACCGACCGCAGCGTTAATCTTGCTGAGGAAGGGATTGATTGTGCGGTACGCGTCGGCAGGCTGAATGATTCTGGCATGGTGTTACGGAACATCGGATCGCTGAGTATCATCAACGTCGCTTCTGAGGCGTATATTGCGGCTTCTGGCGGATTTTCCTCACCTGGTGAACTTAACCGTTATGCGGCTGTAGGCTATGCCTCGCCCACTACCGGTCGCAGGGAGCGCTGGGAATGGGTAGAGGAAGGGGAGATGTTCAATACAGACGTCGACAGCCAACTCACCGTTAACAGTGCTGAAGCCTCTATCGCCGCCTGCGTCGCGGGTTTAGGTGTCATTCAGATCCCCGAGTATGACGTCAGTGACCTGCTGGCTACGGGGGTATTGCGCCAGGTCATGACCGATTTCCGGCCAGGTCCGCTCCCCGTCAGCATTCTGTACCCTCACCGGCGCCACCTTTCCCGCCCTTTACGCTTATTCACCGACTGGCTGACGCCGCTGTTGCAGGAAAAGATGTGCCTGCTGAATGCACAGTGA
- a CDS encoding YciI family protein codes for MGIYVVRMDHPDGTEWNAFVREHVVYLKALIKQGKLLASGPLKNTPLRAGFLVFKAETLDEVHAMVNADPFAREDLISQLDIQEWDPLFGELSGFSSRTTVSELQDLVD; via the coding sequence ATGGGTATCTATGTGGTAAGAATGGACCATCCGGATGGCACGGAATGGAACGCCTTTGTGCGTGAACATGTGGTTTATCTCAAAGCGCTGATCAAACAAGGGAAACTGCTGGCTTCCGGACCACTGAAGAACACCCCGTTACGGGCTGGCTTTCTGGTTTTCAAAGCAGAAACGCTGGATGAGGTTCATGCGATGGTCAATGCGGACCCGTTTGCGCGTGAAGATCTCATCTCGCAGCTGGATATTCAGGAATGGGATCCGCTGTTTGGCGAGCTGAGTGGGTTCTCCAGCCGTACCACCGTCAGTGAATTGCAGGATTTGGTTGACTGA
- a CDS encoding LysR family transcriptional regulator — protein MLDKLTGMRTFVAVVQTGSFVAAADKLSMSPQMVARHITTLEKQLATRLLNRTTRRQSLTPAGSQYFRRCEVILQAIDAAEREASGNTDLPSGTLRLNAPVTFGRYVLVNFLSQFLERYPQMSIELTLSDEVINPAAESFDMVIRIGDLDKNLRFAAKPLPTWRLIACAAPQYLAKHGWPQHPSDLQHHECLGFSPWPAGLTHQWPFVSNEGLTDVTIHSRLTINDWGAILAAAINGTGVLIGYEKGLEQPIKQGQLVTLLADYKIPERAMHLLYDPSRASETRYQVFIDELCAFFN, from the coding sequence ATGCTTGATAAACTTACGGGGATGCGCACCTTTGTGGCTGTGGTACAGACCGGGTCTTTCGTCGCCGCCGCAGATAAACTCAGCATGTCTCCGCAAATGGTGGCTCGCCATATCACCACGCTGGAGAAGCAGCTGGCGACCCGCCTGCTGAACCGAACCACTCGCAGGCAAAGCCTGACGCCTGCTGGCAGCCAGTATTTCAGGCGATGCGAGGTTATTCTGCAGGCGATTGATGCCGCCGAGCGTGAAGCCAGCGGAAATACTGACCTCCCTTCGGGCACATTGCGGCTCAACGCGCCGGTGACATTCGGGCGCTATGTATTGGTGAATTTCCTGAGCCAGTTTCTTGAGCGTTATCCGCAAATGAGTATTGAACTGACGCTGTCCGACGAAGTTATCAATCCGGCGGCAGAGAGTTTTGATATGGTTATCCGTATCGGCGATCTGGATAAAAACCTTCGTTTTGCGGCAAAACCGTTACCCACCTGGCGGCTGATTGCCTGTGCCGCCCCTCAATATCTGGCAAAACATGGCTGGCCGCAGCATCCCTCCGATCTGCAACATCACGAGTGCCTGGGCTTTTCCCCCTGGCCTGCGGGACTCACCCACCAATGGCCTTTCGTCAGCAATGAGGGACTCACCGACGTGACGATACATTCCCGGCTCACCATTAACGACTGGGGTGCCATTCTGGCAGCAGCAATAAATGGGACGGGCGTGCTAATTGGTTATGAAAAGGGGCTTGAACAACCGATTAAACAGGGGCAACTCGTCACACTCCTGGCTGACTATAAAATTCCCGAACGGGCGATGCATCTGTTGTATGACCCTTCCCGCGCCAGTGAAACCCGTTATCAGGTTTTCATTGATGAGTTGTGTGCGTTTTTTAACTGA
- the blc gene encoding outer membrane lipoprotein Blc, translating into MKLWHVVTGAAIALSLVACKSPTPPKGVTPVTGFDASRYLGKWYEIARLENRFERGLERVTATYGKRSDDGISVLNRGYDPQTQKWQESEGKAYFIGDPATAALKVSFFGPFYGGYNVIRLDDNYQYALVSGPNRDYLWILSRTPSIPDAVKQDYVNTARKLGFQVDQLLWVKQ; encoded by the coding sequence ATGAAGCTATGGCATGTGGTGACCGGTGCTGCTATCGCGCTGAGCCTGGTTGCCTGCAAATCGCCCACACCGCCGAAAGGGGTAACGCCTGTCACCGGTTTTGACGCCAGTCGTTATCTGGGAAAATGGTACGAGATAGCCCGTCTCGAAAATCGTTTCGAACGCGGGCTTGAGCGCGTCACCGCCACCTATGGCAAACGCAGCGATGACGGGATTAGCGTGCTCAACCGCGGTTATGATCCGCAGACGCAAAAATGGCAGGAAAGTGAGGGAAAAGCTTACTTTATCGGTGATCCGGCAACTGCCGCACTGAAGGTTTCGTTCTTTGGCCCCTTCTATGGCGGCTATAACGTGATCAGGCTGGATGATAATTACCAGTACGCGCTGGTGAGCGGCCCCAACCGTGATTATCTGTGGATCCTCTCCAGAACACCCTCCATCCCGGATGCAGTGAAACAGGATTACGTTAACACCGCACGTAAGCTCGGCTTCCAGGTTGATCAACTGTTGTGGGTGAAACAGTAA
- a CDS encoding RloB family protein yields the protein MGSEDLFHKRRPKKSVELRRGNKKRIPMKKILIVCEGEKTEPQYFSDLISHFRLSAASVIEVTGDCGSSPKSVVEHAREKYRLEDERSAPYDHVYCVFDKDSHSCYQDAIYRLKTFKPAGVFMAINSVPCFEFWLLLHFTYSTKSFGNFKENSSGNQMLNELRKFMPDYEKRKKGVFSTLVSRLDSAITHSQRARAAAADSGTDNPTTRVDELVVILQKIREEFVIGNNTRG from the coding sequence ATGGGTTCTGAAGATCTTTTTCATAAACGCAGGCCAAAAAAATCTGTTGAACTTAGACGTGGTAACAAAAAACGCATACCTATGAAAAAAATACTCATAGTATGCGAAGGGGAAAAAACAGAACCTCAATACTTCAGCGATCTTATCAGTCATTTTAGACTAAGCGCGGCTAGCGTTATTGAAGTAACAGGCGATTGCGGATCAAGTCCTAAAAGTGTAGTGGAGCATGCACGAGAAAAATATCGTTTAGAAGATGAGCGGAGTGCCCCATATGACCACGTATATTGTGTTTTTGATAAAGACTCACATTCCTGTTATCAAGACGCTATCTATCGTTTAAAAACATTTAAGCCTGCAGGTGTCTTCATGGCCATTAATTCAGTGCCTTGCTTTGAATTCTGGCTGTTATTACATTTTACTTACTCGACAAAATCCTTTGGAAATTTTAAGGAAAATAGTTCGGGGAATCAAATGTTGAATGAATTGAGAAAGTTCATGCCTGATTATGAAAAGAGAAAAAAGGGAGTATTCTCTACACTTGTTAGTCGGTTAGACAGTGCAATCACTCATAGTCAACGTGCAAGAGCCGCCGCAGCAGACTCCGGGACAGACAACCCAACAACAAGGGTCGATGAATTAGTTGTCATACTTCAAAAAATTCGGGAGGAATTTGTAATAGGTAATAATACCCGAGGCTAA
- a CDS encoding AAA family ATPase, which yields MIIEFSVYNFKSIADKQTLSLIADSGNELEKNIIALDDPKKLKLLRSAAIYGANAAGKSNIIEAITTMAAIVVNSATDFKSSDLLPLSNFRLDDNFSGNPAEFEVNFIAENIRYQYGFSATKERIIDEWLFAFPKGRSQKWFLRLWNDEKSEYEWDIGNALTGEKQTWVKSTRSNALFLSTAVQLNSQQLKPIYDWFDYKFKFTELSGWNHDFTAQQCIDNKEGILNFLKAADVGIDDIKVTKEKFDPNEVPDIMPEAIRDIIIQNMKDKDEYIVKTFHKNAQGSLTPFNLEDESHGTKKIFRFAGPLLHTLKTGNVLFIDELNDNLHPKLVEFVVTLFNDPLLNINGAQLIFTTHETSILSQSVFRRDQIWFVEKDANGATKLFPLSEFSPRKGRENLEASYLDGRYGALPYVGKLEKIDGF from the coding sequence ATGATAATTGAATTTTCGGTTTATAATTTTAAATCAATTGCGGATAAGCAAACGTTAAGTCTTATTGCCGATTCCGGTAATGAATTAGAAAAAAACATCATTGCACTCGATGACCCTAAAAAATTAAAGCTTCTAAGGAGCGCTGCAATTTATGGCGCAAATGCTGCGGGAAAGTCTAATATTATTGAAGCCATTACCACTATGGCTGCTATCGTAGTAAACTCAGCAACTGACTTTAAAAGTTCAGATTTACTTCCACTCTCTAATTTTAGATTGGATGACAACTTTAGTGGCAATCCAGCTGAGTTTGAAGTTAACTTCATTGCAGAGAATATCAGGTATCAATATGGTTTTTCAGCAACAAAAGAACGTATTATCGATGAGTGGCTTTTTGCTTTTCCCAAAGGAAGATCCCAAAAATGGTTTCTAAGATTGTGGAATGATGAAAAATCTGAATATGAATGGGATATTGGAAATGCTCTAACTGGAGAAAAGCAAACATGGGTGAAGTCAACAAGGTCTAACGCACTATTTTTATCTACAGCTGTTCAGTTGAATAGCCAACAATTGAAACCAATTTATGACTGGTTTGACTATAAATTCAAATTCACTGAATTGTCAGGCTGGAATCACGACTTTACAGCACAACAATGCATCGATAATAAGGAGGGTATTCTCAACTTCCTCAAGGCGGCTGATGTTGGCATTGATGACATTAAAGTGACTAAGGAAAAATTTGATCCTAATGAAGTGCCTGACATCATGCCTGAAGCAATCAGGGACATTATCATCCAGAACATGAAGGATAAGGATGAGTACATTGTTAAAACATTTCATAAAAATGCACAAGGAAGCCTGACGCCTTTTAACTTAGAAGATGAGTCACATGGAACGAAGAAAATCTTCAGATTCGCAGGCCCTTTACTTCATACTCTTAAAACCGGGAATGTACTATTCATTGATGAATTAAATGATAATTTACATCCCAAACTTGTAGAGTTTGTCGTAACATTATTTAACGACCCATTGTTAAACATAAATGGCGCACAGCTAATTTTCACAACTCATGAAACCTCTATTCTGAGTCAGAGTGTATTTAGAAGGGATCAAATCTGGTTTGTCGAGAAAGATGCTAATGGGGCAACTAAACTTTTCCCACTTTCTGAATTCAGCCCAAGAAAAGGAAGAGAAAATCTTGAAGCATCTTATCTTGATGGAAGATACGGAGCACTGCCATATGTAGGGAAACTGGAGAAAATCGATGGGTTCTGA
- a CDS encoding c-type cytochrome: protein MKKSLSLSLTGLALALSLSASAHADEDSSAALIAKGQYLATAGDCGACHTAPAGKPFAGGLSLQTPLGSIYSTNITPSKTAGIGDYSLSDFEKAVRHGVRKDGANLYPAMPYTSYAKITDEDMKALYAYFMHGVQPVDDKGPQTDLPFPFNIRLSMAGWNLLFADSKPFTPDSSKSAEWNRGAYLVEGLAHCSTCHTPRNVLMAEQSDKSLAGASLGTWFAPNITSDVHAGIGGWSDKALISYLSTGNSGEGSQAGGPMLEAINKSFSHLSSEDLSAIATYLRDVPAQQINPTADKAQLPPAKPMSEFDLMSGNASEGASLYNNHCATCHQLSGEGRNGLPALYGNAVFRRPVADNAVMAVLDGLVPDQGQAMPAFSRQMDDKQVATLVNYLFQNFGDAKVQTTAERVKELRAGGKPSSLLAVAKGGMIAGGVIVVLALLLLMRRKQRK from the coding sequence ATGAAAAAATCGCTTTCTTTAAGCCTGACCGGACTGGCTCTGGCACTGTCACTCAGCGCATCGGCTCACGCCGATGAGGATTCCTCAGCCGCGTTAATCGCCAAAGGCCAGTACCTGGCTACCGCCGGAGACTGTGGTGCCTGCCATACCGCCCCTGCGGGTAAACCCTTCGCCGGTGGGTTATCACTACAGACCCCGCTGGGCAGCATTTACAGCACCAACATCACGCCTTCTAAAACCGCCGGTATTGGCGATTACAGCCTGAGTGATTTTGAAAAGGCGGTGCGACACGGTGTACGTAAGGACGGGGCGAATCTCTATCCGGCCATGCCTTATACCTCGTATGCAAAGATTACCGACGAGGATATGAAGGCGCTGTACGCGTACTTTATGCATGGCGTGCAGCCGGTTGATGACAAAGGGCCGCAGACTGACCTGCCATTCCCGTTCAACATCCGCCTGTCGATGGCGGGCTGGAATCTGCTGTTTGCCGACAGTAAACCGTTCACGCCGGATAGCAGTAAATCTGCTGAATGGAATCGCGGAGCTTATCTGGTAGAAGGGCTGGCTCACTGTTCAACCTGCCACACCCCACGTAATGTGCTGATGGCCGAGCAGTCGGATAAGTCGCTGGCGGGTGCCTCTCTGGGGACATGGTTTGCGCCTAATATCACCTCAGATGTGCATGCAGGAATTGGTGGCTGGTCTGACAAAGCCCTGATTTCTTATCTCTCAACCGGTAACTCCGGTGAAGGTTCGCAGGCGGGTGGACCGATGCTGGAGGCGATTAACAAGAGCTTCAGTCATTTGTCGTCAGAGGATCTCAGCGCCATTGCGACCTATCTGCGCGATGTACCGGCACAGCAAATCAATCCGACCGCTGACAAAGCGCAGCTTCCTCCGGCAAAACCGATGAGTGAATTCGATCTGATGTCAGGTAATGCGTCAGAAGGTGCCTCGTTGTACAACAACCATTGTGCCACCTGTCACCAGCTGTCGGGGGAAGGGCGTAACGGTTTGCCAGCGCTTTATGGCAACGCGGTGTTCCGCCGTCCGGTGGCGGATAATGCCGTGATGGCGGTGCTGGATGGTCTGGTGCCGGATCAGGGCCAGGCAATGCCTGCGTTCTCCCGTCAGATGGATGATAAACAGGTTGCGACGCTGGTGAACTACCTGTTCCAGAACTTTGGTGACGCTAAGGTCCAGACGACTGCGGAACGGGTGAAGGAACTGCGTGCGGGGGGTAAACCTTCGTCGCTGCTGGCGGTGGCGAAAGGCGGCATGATTGCTGGTGGGGTGATTGTGGTGCTGGCCCTGTTGCTGCTGATGCGCAGAAAACAACGCAAATAG
- a CDS encoding GMC family oxidoreductase: MSETITTDVVVIGSGVVGALTARKLALAGRKVLMLEAGPRIQRDTIVSNFRHSARKDDFIAPYPNSKIAPFPDYKPDDNGYLDQTGPQAYKPEYLRVVGGTSWHWAAQAWRLVPADFRLKTQYGVGRDWPISYDDLEPYYYEAELLWGVSGPDEMAKYSPRKQPFPMPGVKKSYLEQRVTERLAPKYEVLTNTTGRNSLPYDGRPQCCGNNNCMPICPIDAQYHGGIAADAAEKAGVQLIPQAVVYKLEQNGQGKITAVHYYDWNKQSHRVEAEIVVLAANAIESSKILFLSADAKNPHGLCNNYDQVGRNLMDHPSNSATFYVDEPIWPGRGPMSPSSIQQLRDGAFRSESAAFRIDISNSSRVAGVTAGAIKEGLTGQALDDAIRFRASHELSIKNVLEQLPDPNNRTMLSTSKKDALGLPTPSFSYSFDSYVEKGMQHSLAVYADIARMLGATDVRYSTPGVYSNNQHITGTLAMGFDEKTSVTDHHGKAWEYDNLYIVSTGVMPTVATANSTLTACALGLRTADAILGKI, translated from the coding sequence ATGTCTGAAACTATTACTACTGATGTTGTTGTCATCGGTTCCGGTGTGGTGGGCGCATTAACCGCCCGTAAGCTGGCACTGGCTGGACGCAAAGTGTTGATGCTGGAAGCTGGCCCGCGTATTCAGCGCGATACCATCGTCAGCAATTTTCGTCACTCAGCACGTAAAGACGATTTTATTGCCCCTTATCCCAACTCAAAAATCGCCCCCTTTCCGGATTACAAACCGGACGATAACGGTTACCTCGACCAGACCGGTCCGCAGGCCTATAAACCTGAATATCTGCGCGTGGTGGGCGGCACCAGCTGGCACTGGGCAGCACAGGCATGGCGCCTGGTTCCCGCCGATTTTCGTCTGAAGACCCAGTACGGAGTAGGGCGTGACTGGCCGATCAGCTATGACGACCTGGAACCTTATTATTATGAGGCCGAGCTGCTGTGGGGCGTGTCCGGACCGGACGAAATGGCAAAATATTCGCCGCGCAAACAGCCTTTTCCGATGCCTGGCGTGAAAAAATCTTACCTTGAACAGCGGGTCACGGAGCGTCTGGCACCGAAGTATGAAGTGCTGACCAACACCACCGGGCGCAATTCTCTGCCTTACGATGGACGTCCTCAGTGCTGCGGCAACAATAACTGTATGCCGATCTGCCCGATTGATGCGCAGTATCACGGTGGCATCGCCGCCGATGCCGCAGAAAAAGCGGGCGTGCAACTGATTCCTCAGGCGGTGGTGTATAAGCTGGAGCAGAATGGTCAGGGCAAAATAACTGCCGTACATTATTACGACTGGAACAAGCAATCGCATCGGGTGGAAGCCGAAATCGTGGTGCTGGCGGCCAATGCGATCGAATCATCCAAAATTCTGTTCCTCTCCGCCGATGCGAAAAACCCGCATGGTCTGTGTAATAACTATGACCAGGTGGGACGCAATCTGATGGATCACCCTTCCAACTCGGCAACCTTTTATGTCGATGAACCGATCTGGCCTGGTCGCGGTCCGATGAGCCCGTCTTCCATTCAGCAGCTGCGTGATGGGGCTTTCCGCTCTGAATCTGCTGCATTCCGTATCGATATTTCCAACTCATCACGCGTTGCTGGCGTTACCGCTGGCGCGATCAAGGAAGGTCTGACCGGGCAGGCGCTGGACGATGCTATTCGTTTCCGTGCCTCTCACGAACTGAGTATTAAAAACGTTCTGGAGCAGTTACCGGATCCCAACAACCGCACCATGCTGAGTACCTCGAAAAAGGATGCGCTGGGTCTGCCCACGCCGTCTTTCTCCTACTCATTTGACAGCTACGTAGAGAAAGGCATGCAGCATTCTTTAGCCGTGTATGCCGATATCGCCAGGATGCTGGGTGCCACCGATGTGCGCTACTCCACACCGGGTGTTTACAGCAATAACCAGCATATTACAGGTACGCTGGCGATGGGGTTTGATGAAAAAACCTCTGTGACTGACCATCACGGTAAAGCCTGGGAATACGACAATTTGTACATCGTATCGACCGGCGTCATGCCGACGGTCGCGACTGCTAACTCAACCCTGACAGCATGCGCGCTCGGATTACGTACCGCCGACGCCATTCTGGGCAAAATTTAA
- a CDS encoding sugar dehydrogenase complex small subunit: protein MFEQAGRVSRRRLLQGMGVLAAAAVIPAFPSYASASPDDDFTKISTLLTGKAQLPENFTRVLLSAFSRIDSNFSSKVSKLQQWIEKQSLDASEISSKLAADPAVADLAHLPADILTGWYLGIVGKGDQAVCVAYVDAFSNQVVADVLRPPTYAYGAYGSWAAKPPLTIG from the coding sequence ATGTTTGAGCAAGCAGGTCGTGTCTCGCGCAGGCGTTTGTTGCAAGGCATGGGGGTACTGGCTGCGGCTGCGGTTATCCCGGCGTTTCCCTCTTATGCAAGCGCTTCTCCGGATGATGATTTCACCAAAATCTCCACGCTGCTAACCGGAAAAGCACAACTCCCGGAAAATTTCACCCGGGTTCTCCTCTCCGCCTTCTCCCGAATCGACAGTAATTTCAGCAGTAAAGTCAGCAAACTTCAGCAGTGGATTGAAAAGCAGTCCCTGGATGCCAGCGAGATCAGCAGCAAACTGGCCGCAGATCCCGCCGTCGCCGATTTAGCCCATCTCCCCGCCGACATTCTGACGGGCTGGTATCTGGGCATCGTTGGTAAAGGCGATCAGGCCGTCTGTGTGGCCTATGTCGACGCTTTCTCCAATCAGGTTGTCGCCGACGTACTCAGGCCACCGACCTACGCCTATGGCGCATATGGCAGCTGGGCTGCAAAACCACCGTTAACCATCGGTTAA
- a CDS encoding ABC transporter permease gives MRIKPNWGWASLPVLLLLWIAVASRYPSYVLPQPWDVWHEAQLWFSDGSIWVQLGASLLEEFVGFSIAVVLALLLGVSAGLSDRFRDFITPLNSLFMAIPPIAWAPLMLLIFGLGFTSIVVVIIIAALFPMCITIQEGIRGIRGGEVRAARTLGASRRQLLLHVYLPSSLPFITAALRIGFSQAWRALVAAEMLGASQGIGWMVAMGGQTGNSSQVLLGICLIGLIAWLMENLVFRRIEQRYQRWRAH, from the coding sequence ATGAGAATAAAACCAAACTGGGGCTGGGCCTCGTTACCGGTGCTGCTGCTGTTGTGGATCGCGGTGGCCAGTCGCTATCCCTCTTACGTGTTGCCTCAGCCCTGGGATGTCTGGCATGAGGCGCAGCTTTGGTTCAGTGATGGCTCCATCTGGGTACAGCTGGGGGCAAGTCTGCTGGAAGAATTTGTCGGCTTCAGCATTGCTGTCGTCCTGGCGCTGCTGCTCGGTGTCAGCGCCGGTTTATCCGACCGGTTTCGCGACTTTATTACGCCGCTGAATAGCCTGTTCATGGCGATCCCGCCCATCGCCTGGGCACCGCTGATGTTGCTGATTTTTGGTCTGGGTTTTACCTCCATTGTGGTGGTGATCATTATTGCCGCCCTGTTTCCCATGTGTATCACCATTCAGGAGGGGATCCGGGGTATTCGGGGAGGGGAGGTACGTGCTGCACGCACGCTGGGTGCGAGTCGTCGTCAGCTGTTGCTGCATGTCTATCTGCCCAGTTCATTGCCTTTTATCACCGCAGCGCTGCGTATTGGTTTCAGCCAGGCCTGGCGTGCGTTGGTCGCCGCCGAGATGCTGGGTGCATCACAGGGTATTGGCTGGATGGTTGCCATGGGGGGCCAGACAGGTAACAGCAGCCAGGTTTTGCTCGGTATCTGCCTGATCGGTTTGATTGCCTGGTTAATGGAAAATCTGGTCTTCCGCCGTATTGAACAGCGCTATCAGCGCTGGCGTGCCCATTAA
- a CDS encoding ABC transporter substrate-binding protein, which translates to MGKSRFAVLVAAILFSASTLAADNPPLRIGWVYALANAPAIVAEKEGFYQQEGLNVELKSFGDGPVITQALAAHELDAAYIGAPPVFQWYSRGLQGQIIAKVNSGQAALLVDKNSAIASLADLKGKRIAGVKKGSGMDVLLRGLVLSQQAKLTADKDVEVLSMPAGNMAAALQQNVVDAAFTWEPFISEAVLRGEARILLDVNQVQPDYPWYVIMALPETLKNRPDDVLKLLRAHQKAVTFINQHPDEANKIIAAAFKLQAIKTADGKTIAPEAVVQEARKRIHWSVSLTGQDSAFIQRLMKDSLSLGYMQQAPRLNDVVNPDWLHKAGL; encoded by the coding sequence ATGGGTAAATCACGCTTTGCCGTGCTGGTCGCGGCCATCCTTTTTTCTGCATCCACACTGGCGGCGGATAATCCACCGCTGCGCATTGGCTGGGTCTATGCACTGGCTAACGCACCGGCAATTGTTGCCGAGAAGGAAGGTTTTTATCAGCAGGAAGGTCTCAATGTCGAGCTGAAATCTTTTGGCGATGGCCCGGTTATCACTCAGGCATTAGCCGCGCATGAGCTGGATGCGGCCTATATTGGTGCGCCACCGGTGTTTCAATGGTACTCCCGTGGTTTGCAGGGGCAGATTATCGCCAAAGTGAACAGCGGCCAGGCGGCACTGCTGGTGGATAAAAATAGCGCGATTGCCAGCCTTGCCGATCTCAAAGGCAAACGTATCGCGGGTGTGAAAAAAGGCAGTGGCATGGATGTGCTATTGCGCGGGCTGGTGCTGTCACAGCAGGCGAAACTGACGGCGGATAAAGATGTTGAGGTGCTCAGTATGCCAGCGGGCAATATGGCAGCGGCGTTGCAGCAGAATGTGGTGGATGCGGCATTCACCTGGGAGCCTTTTATCAGTGAAGCCGTGCTGCGTGGTGAGGCCCGAATTCTGCTGGATGTGAACCAGGTGCAACCGGATTATCCCTGGTACGTCATTATGGCGTTACCTGAGACACTGAAAAATCGTCCCGATGACGTCCTGAAGCTGTTACGTGCGCACCAGAAAGCCGTCACCTTCATCAACCAGCATCCTGATGAGGCGAATAAGATCATTGCCGCTGCCTTCAAACTTCAGGCTATCAAAACCGCTGACGGGAAGACCATAGCGCCTGAAGCGGTGGTGCAGGAGGCGCGTAAACGCATTCACTGGTCGGTTTCCCTGACAGGTCAGGATAGCGCCTTTATTCAGCGACTGATGAAGGATTCGCTCAGCCTGGGTTATATGCAGCAGGCACCCAGACTGAATGATGTGGTGAATCCTGACTGGCTTCACAAAGCAGGTCTGTAG